Below is a genomic region from Triticum dicoccoides isolate Atlit2015 ecotype Zavitan chromosome 5A, WEW_v2.0, whole genome shotgun sequence.
ATCCGCTCCGGGAGGACCTGGGCTAGGGGTTTCCCCCAAGGTCTCAACTTCCATCTTTATCTGACCAAGCAAGGTGAGTCTTGAACGTTGGCTGTCTGGTCGCCACCAACAACACCCCGTAGAGGGGAGAGGTGTTATACAGGAACGAGGTGGTCCAAAGAGGATCACACCCCGCTAACTCGGCTTCGGATGAAAGAATCAAACCCACTCCAAGGAATGACCGAGCCAAGATGACGCTGGCAGAGCCAGAACGCCACGGTCGATCCCTAAGCTGGCTGCCCCACCGCCACCTAACACACGACCTTCAACCACACGCAATAACGGAAATCGTCATTTGGGTCTTCACGATGATGCCTCCAAGGGGAAGTGGTGTTGAGGACACACCACCGCCATGGCACCATCTGAACCGGCAAGGCCGATCATAGGTTTTCACCCAGATACCACGAAACCAGGCAGCGAGGAGGGCACAAGCTCCacggcagcacctccgcgaggaaaACTGCGGACACCTGTGGCCGTCAGCATCGACAAAACCGATGCAGTGTTCTCACCCGGAGCAAGTGCAGATCCCCACCACGGGACAGCAACGGTACCTTCGCGTGTAGCCCAGCTCCGTGAGGCCCCTGATGAAGCGTGCGAGCAGCCATAAGAGCAACAAGATCCATTGGCTGGACCAATAGTGCACATGACAATGAACAAGACAATTGCAGATCAGACTGTGCGTGCTACTACTTGCGTGCATttatatctttttttctttttatcaaTGCATCCATCAAGACCGTATAACATTTctcaattagtagtacaagctagggtCACCGCGCCcgtcggccggcctcctcctctcctactAGTTGAAGGCGGTGCAGTCTCGTCTGATCTCCCCGTCGCCGCCGCTCTTCACCCCGACCCTTCCCAGCTTCACCATGGCCTCCTTGAACGCCTCGAAGAAGAGCGTCTGGTTCCCGGCGAACCCCTCCACGGCCGGCCGCGAGGCCGCGCCGTCGTGCAGCGCCTGGTCGGAGGCGAACAGCCCCAGGCCCGCGGCCAGGTTGGCGTAGTACTTGTTGTCGAACACGGTGGGCGTGACGGGGTCCATGTCGACGGCGATGGTCGGGTCCACGTCCGGCGGGCACGCCGCCATCAGCTGCCGCGCGTACGACGGGCTTAACGACGGatccgccgcgccgcgccggtacAGCCGCCCCGCGAAGCGCGCGCAGTGGGAGAAGCCGACGGTGTGCGCGCCCGAGAGCGCGACCATGTCGCGCACGGCGAGGCCGTTGCCGTCGAACAGCGCGGTGATGGCGTCCGGCCGCATGTCCGGGCCCGGCAGCCTGCCCGTGACGTCGCCGGCCTTGGAGACGAGCCCGTCCAGCCGGCCGAGCTCCACCGTCCAGCTCGGGCCCGACGACTGCCATTGGCGCGCACCGGCACAGGGATCAGATCAGACGGACTAGATTGTTAGGGATAGAGGACACGACGGGAGGTGCAATGAGATGCAAAAGATGGCATGTTTACCATGGAGACGACGTcgcgggcggcgagggcgaggacgtcggcgcaggagacgacgCCGGGGCAGGCCTTCTCGACGGCGGCCTTGGCGCGAACGACGGTGTCGAAGCCGTCGCCGGCGAGGGACTGGTTGTCCGGCGCGTCCTTCTCGGCGTCGTTGCTGCCGGACGCGATCATCACCGACGCGTCACAGCCCTGCCCAACAAAACATGCCACCACACCGCGTGACCATGAGCAGTAAAAAGAtacgtagatgatcatcctcaagtGACGTGGACCACGTGGTCGGCCACGTCGGACGCGGCAAAGCAGCCGGGTTGACAGGAAGGTCGTGCGGTCACAACTCACATGGCAGGAGCCACGGGCGCGCGCGTGATGGCGGGAGCCGATCGAGCGAGCTTTGCCCACGCGCAGCCAGCAATTATCTGCCACTCTGTCTGATCTGACCTGATCTCCACCTAACCTCGCTGAGAAAAGTGCTACTCATCAAGTGCGAAATGCTCTCTGCTTTGCTGGGACAAGCAGATTAATCAGCCAATTGCACTGTGATCTACTGTACTCAGGATGGGGCCAATCAGTGGCTGGCTAATGGGGTCACATCAC
It encodes:
- the LOC119302212 gene encoding peroxidase 55-like, whose amino-acid sequence is MEQRRRGGCFCLLAVAAAVVAVAAGGEAKLSPDHYRRTCPRVESIVRSAVARKVRATFVTVPATLRLFFHDCFVQGCDASVMIASGSNDAEKDAPDNQSLAGDGFDTVVRAKAAVEKACPGVVSCADVLALAARDVVSMSSGPSWTVELGRLDGLVSKAGDVTGRLPGPDMRPDAITALFDGNGLAVRDMVALSGAHTVGFSHCARFAGRLYRRGAADPSLSPSYARQLMAACPPDVDPTIAVDMDPVTPTVFDNKYYANLAAGLGLFASDQALHDGAASRPAVEGFAGNQTLFFEAFKEAMVKLGRVGVKSGGDGEIRRDCTAFN